One window of Chionomys nivalis chromosome 18, mChiNiv1.1, whole genome shotgun sequence genomic DNA carries:
- the Inka2 gene encoding PAK4-inhibitor INKA2 isoform X1, whose product MRKGSRDMDCYLRRLKQELMSMKEVGDGLQDQMNCMMGALQELKLLQVQTALEQLEISGAAPAFSCSESSQKQPECPRWQGRESPTRSVACPSSSQPSFDSSPKFPHQRTVCGEDLVVLPKTQLPEHESGTQRGLEWVEPDDWTSTLMSRGRNRQPLVLGDNVFADLVGNWLDLPELEKGGEKSETGEPSEPKGEKSQSRELGRKFALTANIFRKFLRSVRPDRDRLLKEKPGWMTPMVSEARAGRSQKVKKRSLSKGSGRFPFSSTGESRHIETPATSSPKALEPSRGGFDINTAVWV is encoded by the coding sequence ATGTCCATGAAAGAGGTGGGGGATGGCTTACAGGATCAGATGAACTGCATGATGGGCGCGCTGCAAGAACTGAAGCTTCTCCAGGTGCAAACAGCGTTGGAACAGCTGGAGATTTCTGGAGCCGCGCCGGCCTTCAGCTGCTCCGAGAGCTCACAGAAACAGCCCGAGTGCCCTCGCTGGCAGGGTAGGGAAAGTCCTACCAGATCTGTGGCCTGTCCTTCCTCCAGCCAGCCTTCTTTTGACAGCAGCCCCAAGTTTCCACACCAAAGGACTGTCTGTGGGGAGGATCTTGTGGTCCTTCCCAAGACACAGCTGCCTGAGCACGAAAGCGGTACCCAACGGGGGCTGGAGTGGGTGGAACCAGATGACTGGACCTCTACGTTGATGTCACGGGGCAGAAATCGGCAGCCTCTGGTATTAGGGGACAATGTTTTTGCAGACCTGGTGGGCAACTGGCTAGACTTACCAGAACTGGAAAAGGGCGGGGAGAAGAGTGAGACTGGGGAACCCAGTGAGCCCAAAGGAGAAAAAAGCCAGTCCCGGGAGCTGGGTCGCAAGTTTGCCCTCACAGCTAACATTTTTAGGAAGTTCTTGCGCAGCGTGCGGCCTGACAGAGACAGGCTGCTCAAGGAGAAACCAGGCTGGATGACTCCCATGGTCTCAGAAGCACGAGCAGGGCGCTCGCAGAAAGTCAAGAAGAGGAGCCTTTCCAAGGGCTCCGGGCGGTTCCCATTCTCAAGCACGGGAGAGTCCAGACACATTGAAACCCCTGCCACAAGCAGCCCCAAGGCCTTAGAACCCTCCCGTGGGGGCTTTGACATTAACACAGCTGTCTGGGTCTGA
- the Inka2 gene encoding PAK4-inhibitor INKA2 isoform X2, with amino-acid sequence MSMKEVGDGLQDQMNCMMGALQELKLLQVQTALEQLEISGAAPAFSCSESSQKQPECPRWQGRESPTRSVACPSSSQPSFDSSPKFPHQRTVCGEDLVVLPKTQLPEHESGTQRGLEWVEPDDWTSTLMSRGRNRQPLVLGDNVFADLVGNWLDLPELEKGGEKSETGEPSEPKGEKSQSRELGRKFALTANIFRKFLRSVRPDRDRLLKEKPGWMTPMVSEARAGRSQKVKKRSLSKGSGRFPFSSTGESRHIETPATSSPKALEPSRGGFDINTAVWV; translated from the coding sequence ATGTCCATGAAAGAGGTGGGGGATGGCTTACAGGATCAGATGAACTGCATGATGGGCGCGCTGCAAGAACTGAAGCTTCTCCAGGTGCAAACAGCGTTGGAACAGCTGGAGATTTCTGGAGCCGCGCCGGCCTTCAGCTGCTCCGAGAGCTCACAGAAACAGCCCGAGTGCCCTCGCTGGCAGGGTAGGGAAAGTCCTACCAGATCTGTGGCCTGTCCTTCCTCCAGCCAGCCTTCTTTTGACAGCAGCCCCAAGTTTCCACACCAAAGGACTGTCTGTGGGGAGGATCTTGTGGTCCTTCCCAAGACACAGCTGCCTGAGCACGAAAGCGGTACCCAACGGGGGCTGGAGTGGGTGGAACCAGATGACTGGACCTCTACGTTGATGTCACGGGGCAGAAATCGGCAGCCTCTGGTATTAGGGGACAATGTTTTTGCAGACCTGGTGGGCAACTGGCTAGACTTACCAGAACTGGAAAAGGGCGGGGAGAAGAGTGAGACTGGGGAACCCAGTGAGCCCAAAGGAGAAAAAAGCCAGTCCCGGGAGCTGGGTCGCAAGTTTGCCCTCACAGCTAACATTTTTAGGAAGTTCTTGCGCAGCGTGCGGCCTGACAGAGACAGGCTGCTCAAGGAGAAACCAGGCTGGATGACTCCCATGGTCTCAGAAGCACGAGCAGGGCGCTCGCAGAAAGTCAAGAAGAGGAGCCTTTCCAAGGGCTCCGGGCGGTTCCCATTCTCAAGCACGGGAGAGTCCAGACACATTGAAACCCCTGCCACAAGCAGCCCCAAGGCCTTAGAACCCTCCCGTGGGGGCTTTGACATTAACACAGCTGTCTGGGTCTGA